A genomic segment from Burkholderia plantarii encodes:
- a CDS encoding ABC transporter substrate-binding protein: MRKLSLLAVAAMACAAFSTGAVAAGGEIAVIVKTVNSNYWQNVQKGAKAALDGAPGYTMTFQGPAAESNIADEVNMVENAVNRHVAGIVLAASDPDALVPAIKKAWEAHIPVVLIDSPVSASGKPYYQSFLSTDNEKAGELCAKALIDRVGQTGKIAVMSYVPGAGSEVGRVGGFRKYIAAHSKLQIVGPYYSQSQMATALNQTTDVLSANADLKGIFGANEPTAVGMGRALKQAGKAGKIIAIGFDGNEDLQGFVRDGTLQAIAVQGSWQMGNRGIQTVVGVIERKPVAKFVDTGVVMIDKQNLDSKEAKDVLY; this comes from the coding sequence ATGCGGAAACTTTCCCTGCTGGCGGTAGCGGCGATGGCGTGCGCGGCATTCAGTACCGGCGCGGTGGCGGCGGGCGGCGAGATCGCCGTGATCGTCAAGACGGTCAATTCGAACTACTGGCAAAACGTGCAGAAGGGCGCGAAGGCGGCGCTCGACGGCGCGCCGGGCTACACGATGACGTTCCAGGGGCCGGCGGCCGAATCGAACATCGCCGACGAGGTGAACATGGTGGAAAACGCCGTCAACCGGCATGTGGCCGGCATCGTGCTGGCCGCGTCCGATCCCGACGCGCTGGTGCCCGCCATCAAGAAGGCATGGGAAGCGCATATCCCGGTGGTGCTGATCGATTCGCCGGTCTCGGCGTCGGGCAAGCCGTACTACCAGTCGTTCCTGTCGACCGACAACGAGAAGGCCGGCGAACTGTGCGCCAAGGCGCTGATCGACCGCGTGGGCCAGACCGGCAAGATCGCCGTCATGTCCTACGTGCCCGGCGCCGGCTCGGAAGTGGGCCGCGTGGGCGGCTTCCGCAAATACATCGCGGCGCACTCGAAGCTGCAGATCGTCGGCCCGTACTACTCGCAGTCGCAAATGGCGACGGCACTGAACCAGACGACCGACGTGCTGTCGGCGAACGCCGACCTGAAGGGCATATTCGGCGCGAACGAGCCGACCGCGGTGGGCATGGGCCGCGCGCTCAAGCAGGCCGGCAAGGCGGGCAAGATCATCGCCATCGGCTTCGACGGCAACGAGGACCTGCAGGGCTTCGTGCGCGACGGCACGCTCCAGGCGATCGCCGTGCAGGGCTCGTGGCAGATGGGCAACCGGGGCATCCAGACCGTCGTCGGCGTCATCGAACGCAAGCCGGTGGCGAAGTTCGTCGATACCGGAGTCGTCATGATCGACAAGCAGAACCTCGATTCGAAGGAAGCGAAAGACGTCCTCTATTGA
- a CDS encoding aldo/keto reductase — MNAHDIRALPRNGLPLTVLGLGCSQLGGLYEAMPDTEAEALMDAAWAAGLRYFDSAPFYGYTLSEHRAGRALAARPRDAFILSTKVGRLMRPDPGVRPGDDGWAAPLPFRPVFDYSYDGILRSHDDSRQRLGLARIDVLYVHDIGRMTHGERHAHHWHSLTKGGGFRALEALRAAGEIGAVGLGVNEWEVAADALDETALDVILLAGRYTLLEQTALAPLLDRCVRTRTGLVVGGVFNSGVLAGNGKFNYADAPADVVDKVARLAAACERFAVPLPAAALQFPFAHPAVVSCVTGARSVAQLQQNIAWLERDIPDALWDALRREALIDDAAPVPRSAT; from the coding sequence ATGAACGCTCACGATATCCGCGCCCTGCCCCGCAACGGACTGCCGCTGACGGTCCTCGGCCTCGGCTGCTCGCAGCTGGGCGGCCTCTACGAGGCCATGCCGGACACCGAGGCCGAGGCGCTGATGGATGCGGCCTGGGCCGCCGGCCTGCGCTACTTCGATTCCGCGCCGTTCTACGGCTACACGCTGTCGGAGCACCGCGCGGGGCGCGCGCTCGCGGCACGCCCGCGCGACGCGTTCATCTTGAGCACCAAGGTGGGCCGCCTGATGCGGCCGGACCCGGGCGTGCGGCCCGGCGACGACGGCTGGGCCGCGCCGCTGCCGTTCCGCCCCGTCTTCGACTACAGCTACGACGGCATCCTGCGCTCCCACGACGACAGCCGGCAGCGGCTCGGCCTGGCGAGGATCGACGTGCTGTACGTCCACGACATCGGCCGCATGACGCACGGCGAGCGCCACGCGCACCACTGGCACAGCCTGACCAAGGGCGGCGGATTCCGTGCGCTCGAGGCGCTGCGCGCGGCCGGCGAGATCGGCGCCGTCGGCCTCGGCGTCAACGAGTGGGAAGTGGCCGCCGACGCCCTGGACGAGACGGCGCTCGACGTGATCCTGCTGGCCGGCCGCTACACGCTGCTCGAACAGACGGCGCTCGCGCCGCTGCTCGACCGCTGCGTTCGGACGCGCACGGGCCTCGTCGTCGGCGGCGTGTTCAACTCCGGCGTGCTCGCCGGCAACGGCAAATTCAACTATGCCGACGCGCCCGCCGACGTCGTCGACAAAGTGGCGCGGCTCGCGGCCGCCTGCGAGCGCTTCGCGGTCCCGCTGCCGGCCGCGGCGCTGCAGTTCCCGTTCGCGCATCCGGCGGTGGTGTCGTGCGTGACCGGCGCGCGCAGCGTGGCGCAGTTGCAGCAGAACATCGCCTGGCTCGAACGCGACATTCCCGACGCACTGTGGGACGCGCTCCGGCGCGAGGCGCTGATCGACGATGCCGCGCCGGTGCCGCGGAGCGCGACATGA
- a CDS encoding zinc-binding alcohol dehydrogenase family protein produces MLSVICEAPGVLRALQRDLPVRGSGEILLRVSRVGICGTDLHIFTGNQPYLEYPRVMGHELSAVVVEAEPGSGFDAGDGVYVMPYLSCGHCVACRQGKTNCCVDIKVLGVHRDGALTEYLSVPAQFVHKAEGISLDQAAMLEFLAIGAHAVRRADVQPGQRVLVVGAGPIGMAAMIFARLRGGTVTCLDTRADRLAFCRSQLGIEATVPVGDGDAAQLAALTNGEFFDVVFDATGNIDAMNRGFAFVAHGGRYVLISIVPGQVTFSDPEFHKREMTLLASRNATAADFDTVLAAMRDGHVPDQALNTHRMRLAEVPEALPRLLDPGQTVVKALVEC; encoded by the coding sequence ATGCTTAGCGTGATCTGCGAAGCGCCCGGCGTGCTGCGGGCACTGCAACGCGACCTGCCCGTGCGCGGCAGCGGCGAAATTCTGTTGCGCGTGAGCCGGGTCGGCATTTGCGGCACCGACCTGCACATCTTCACCGGCAATCAGCCGTACCTCGAATATCCGCGCGTGATGGGACACGAGCTGTCGGCGGTCGTCGTCGAGGCCGAGCCCGGTTCCGGTTTCGACGCGGGCGACGGCGTCTACGTCATGCCCTATCTGTCGTGCGGACACTGCGTGGCCTGCCGCCAGGGCAAAACCAACTGCTGCGTCGACATCAAGGTGCTGGGCGTGCATCGGGACGGCGCCCTGACCGAGTATCTGAGCGTTCCCGCGCAGTTCGTGCACAAGGCCGAGGGCATATCGCTCGACCAGGCCGCGATGCTCGAATTCCTGGCCATCGGCGCGCACGCCGTGCGGCGCGCGGACGTGCAGCCGGGCCAACGCGTGCTGGTCGTCGGCGCGGGGCCGATCGGCATGGCGGCGATGATCTTCGCCAGGTTGCGCGGCGGCACGGTGACCTGCCTCGATACGCGCGCCGACCGCCTGGCGTTCTGCCGGTCGCAGCTCGGCATCGAGGCGACGGTGCCGGTGGGCGACGGCGACGCGGCCCAGCTGGCCGCGCTGACGAACGGCGAATTTTTCGACGTCGTGTTCGATGCGACCGGCAACATCGACGCCATGAACCGCGGCTTCGCGTTCGTCGCGCACGGCGGCCGGTACGTGTTGATCTCGATCGTGCCGGGCCAGGTGACGTTCTCCGATCCGGAATTCCACAAGCGCGAGATGACGCTGCTGGCGAGCCGCAACGCCACCGCCGCCGATTTCGACACCGTGCTGGCGGCGATGCGCGACGGGCACGTTCCCGACCAGGCGCTGAACACGCACCGCATGCGGCTGGCCGAGGTGCCCGAGGCGCTGCCGCGGCTGCTCGATCCGGGGCAGACCGTGGTCAAGGCGCTCGTCGAGTGCTGA